Genomic segment of Terriglobales bacterium:
GGTGATCCACGAAGGCAGCCGCACCATCGCGGACGGGGAATATGGCGAGTGGGAGCGCGCCCTGGAGGCGCCGGGCGCGTATGCGGACTATCTCGTCGCCATCGCCGGCGACCCGGTGGGGATGAGCGCCGCCCGGAACGCAAGCCAGTTGCAGGAGATGGCCGCGGTCGAGAGTCCGGGACAGCCGCGGGCGGTGATCTACAAGACCAAGGCTGCGCCGGGGCGCTAGTGTAGAATCCTGGAAATTTCTCTCCCACACACTGACATGCTGAACGTTCCTGCCGTCCCTTTCATCAAAGCCACCGCCTGTGGCAACGACTTCCTGCTCATCGACGGCATGCACGCCCCGGCCGACCTCGTCGCCTTCAGCCGGCGAATCTGCGACCGCCACCGCGGGGTGGGCGCGGACGGAGTGGAGTGGCTCTTTCCCGACAACGAAGCCGACATCCGCGCCCGCCTGTTCAACGCTGACGGCTCGGAAGCAGAAATATCTGGCAACGGCACGCGCTGCGTGGCCGCCTGGCTGGCAGCGGAGCGCGGCCTGGAAAACGCTCGCGTACGCACCGGCACCGGCCTGCGGGAGTGCAAACTCACCGGGCGCGAGGGCGCGCGCTACGAGTTCGAGGTCGACATCAATATGGGCGAGCCGCAGCCGGGCGACGAGCTTTCCATCAAGTTGGCCTTCGGCGAGGTC
This window contains:
- the dapF gene encoding diaminopimelate epimerase, with the translated sequence MLNVPAVPFIKATACGNDFLLIDGMHAPADLVAFSRRICDRHRGVGADGVEWLFPDNEADIRARLFNADGSEAEISGNGTRCVAAWLAAERGLENARVRTGTGLRECKLTGREGARYEFEVDINMGEPQPGDELSIKLAFGEVRGIPVSVGNPHFVVFVDEFHPGWQAEAAEMGRHHDFQYSINVELVRVVSRQEIEARFFERGVGETLSSGTGSCASAVAAIASGRAESPLTVMTPGGVQSVRWEREVFLRGPAELLCRGEFFV